A segment of the Rhodospirillaceae bacterium genome:
GCGGCAGATCCAGGCCGGCCGGCTGGACGACGCGCGGACGACCGTGGAGCGGATGCTGCTCTACGCGCCCGACCGGGCGGCGCTGTGGCACGCGCTGGGCGTGCTCAACGCCGAAACCGGCCGGCCGAAAGCCGCCCTCGACGCGCTGGGCAAGGTCGCCGGCCTCGACGATACCGGCGCCTGGCAGCGCCAGGTCGCCCGCCTGATGCAGCAGCTGCGGCGGAGGCTGAACTAGGGGCGGATTCGCTCCCGCGGGGCAAACGTCAAACGCTCCTGCTTCATGTTATATATCATTATTCTATTGACTAATGTTAGTCGTTCAACTAATTTTAGCTTGCTATTTAACGAAAGGTGATTCCATGAGCGCGTCCGGCTACTCGTTCGAAAACCCTTTCAGGCCCGGCGCGGGCCATATGCCCCCGTACCTGGCCGGCCGGACAGAGGAACTGGACGATTTCAGAAAGGCATTACGCCAAAAGACAATCCTGGAAAATGTGATCCTGACCGGGCTGCGCGGCGTCGGCAAAACGGTCCTGCTCGAGACCTTCAAGCCGATTGCAAGACAGGCCGGCTGGCTATGGGTCGGCCAGGACCTGTCCGAAGCGGCAAGCCTGACCGAGCAGAACCTCTCCGAGCGCATGATGGCGGATCTGGCCGTCGTGACATCCGGTTTGCTCCTTCGAACGGAGAAGCAGCTTCAGATGGGCTTCGGCGGCAGGGAGGTCGAGGCCTCTCATCCTCTCGGCTATGACGATCTTCGCTCGATTTTCGACAAGACTCCCGGCCTTGTGTCCGACAAGCTCAAAGCCGTTCTGTTGTCTGTGTGGGAAGCGCTTTCGCCAGGGAATACACCGGGAATCGTGTTTGCCTATGACGAAGCGCAAAATCTGGCGGACCACGCCGGAAAAGGGCAGTTTCCGCTCTCTTTGATGCTCGACGTGTTCCAGTCGATACAAAGAATGGGCGTTCCCTACATGCTTGTGCTGACCGGGCTCCCGACGCTGTTTCCGAAACTTATGGAGGCCAGAACGTATACCGAGCGGATGTTCCATGTGCTGTTCCTGACGCAATTGAACGACCGGGACAGCCGCGATGCGATTACAAGGCCGATCGAGGGCGAAAACTGCCCGATCGCCTTCAAGGAAGAGACCGTCGAGCGCATACAAAAGACGGCCGGAGGTTATCCTTACTTCATCCAGTTTATTTGCCGCGAATATTTCGATACCTGGCTGAACCAACACAGGAGCGGGCAGGAGATGTCGGTCTCCAGTCCGGACATCCTCAGAAAACTGGATACGGACTTCTTTGCCGGGCGCTGGTCGCGCGCGACAGATCGCCAGCGGGAATTGATGGAGGTCATCGCCTCGCTCCCGGACAGCGATTCCGAATTCACGGTCCAGGAGGTCGCCGACCTGTCCAAAACCCTGTTGGACAAACCCTTCAGCCGCAGCCACGTCAGCCAGATGCTCGTGTCGTTGAGCCAGGCAGGGCTCGTGTACAAGAACAGGTATGGCAAATACCTGTTTGCCGTTCCCCTTCTTTCGAGTTTCATCAAGCGGCAAATGCGGGAACAGCGATCGATGCTTCCCGTTTGATCTTCCGTCGGGAGCCTGCCGCTCTTCGGGTGGCCTCCCCGCGCCTTTCCGCAGGCGGGCAGCAGAAATCCGGACCAGTTTCGGAAAATGTGCTTGCAATATGCAAAGAATCCCTATATTCGTAGATTGGAACAATTCATGAAAATCGGAGTCGGTTCATGGCCGTCTCTTTTCCCGTGCCGGAGGCCCCGCCTTGAACGGTCCGGACGATGCAGCGGGCGGCGCCGATCGTCCCGGACGACCCGGCGGGCTGCACCGAAACGGGACACAACATGACGAATCATGACATTTCATGACACCTGCACGCACGCTTGTCCGTTATCGAGGCCGGGCGTTCTTCCTTTCCGTCACCCCGACCGGAGGGAGCGAAGGGACCTCGGCTCGAAAGGGAATACAGGTGGCGAATGCCGGCGACGAGATTCCTCCGCTCCGCGGTTCTTCGAACCGCTCCGGTCGGAATGACGGGAAAGGGTGCAGACAGCACCGACATGACATTTCATGACATCGCCGCACACCCCCTCGGGGTGCCGCTCGAATCCTTCAAAAGAGGAAGAGGACAGCCGAACCTGAGGCGCCGAACCTGGCCGGAAACGAAGAAACATGACGAATCATGACATCTCCTGACACCTTGCCCCATCCGTCAGGCCGGCCGGGCCGCGGCCGCCGGGCGGGCCGGCTTCCCTTGACGGCGGGTTTGCCTTAGGTGAACCGGCGAAAGCCGCAGGCGGGCCGGACATACTTGTACGGGGCATGACATGGCGCTCAGCGTCGCGATCCAGATGGATCCGATCCACAGCATCGACATCCGGGCGGACAGCACCTTCGTGCTGGCCATGGAGGCCCAGGCGCGCGGCCACACGCTGCATTACTACACGCCGGACCGGCTGCGCTTCCGCGACGGCACGGTGAGCGCGCCGGTGCAACGCCTGACGGTACGGGCCGAGCCGGGCAACCATGCCGACCTCGGCGCGGCGCGGCTCGCCGACCTTTCGGAGATGGACGTGATCCTGCTGCGCCAGGATCCGCCGTTCGACCTGGCCTACATCACGACGACCCATTTTCTCGAGCATATCC
Coding sequences within it:
- a CDS encoding ATP-binding protein, which gives rise to MSASGYSFENPFRPGAGHMPPYLAGRTEELDDFRKALRQKTILENVILTGLRGVGKTVLLETFKPIARQAGWLWVGQDLSEAASLTEQNLSERMMADLAVVTSGLLLRTEKQLQMGFGGREVEASHPLGYDDLRSIFDKTPGLVSDKLKAVLLSVWEALSPGNTPGIVFAYDEAQNLADHAGKGQFPLSLMLDVFQSIQRMGVPYMLVLTGLPTLFPKLMEARTYTERMFHVLFLTQLNDRDSRDAITRPIEGENCPIAFKEETVERIQKTAGGYPYFIQFICREYFDTWLNQHRSGQEMSVSSPDILRKLDTDFFAGRWSRATDRQRELMEVIASLPDSDSEFTVQEVADLSKTLLDKPFSRSHVSQMLVSLSQAGLVYKNRYGKYLFAVPLLSSFIKRQMREQRSMLPV